Genomic DNA from Brassica rapa cultivar Chiifu-401-42 chromosome A04, CAAS_Brap_v3.01, whole genome shotgun sequence:
ATTTcttccttttcatctttttcatctttttttgcCATTAAAATCATTGTTTCCCAGATTTTTATTGGGATTTCTCTACCATTAAAAGTTATTTCTTTTtaacaaagagagaaagaaaacaaaattaaaaggaaAGTTGTGGGGTCTATCTAGTTTTAATAAAGTCGTAGTTAGCTTGTAGTTGTGAAAAACTACCTTAGGAGCAACAACTGCCTTATGGTgtaataaaaactcataaactgTCCTATAGTGTAAATCACTCGAAAGAAATCATATTCGCCGTTATTAGAAAAGTTGGATACGTAACAGAACACGTGAAAGTACGATCATGTCTGCCCTATCGTACAAGACACGTTGAGCGTGTTCACAATTATGACCACAAAGTTTCTGATTCTTTTCCCACAAACGggaaagataaaaagaatcACAAGTAAGTACATCTTGTAACTGAAGCAAAGTCACGAGTTTTGCCATCATCTAAGCCTAATCACCAATGATTCAAAAACAAGATCATGAAACAGAAGATTAACTTGTTAATCAAAACTCTGACAGTTAGATGATCAAGTTACCTCAGCCACAACAAATCAGAGGACTTCAAAAACACAGTTGTTTCTTTGTCTCTCTCAGTCTCATCACTGCATATAACGAGGACAATGAACTCTATTCAGATGTTAGATCTTAAAGTAACCCTTATTGCACTTAAACGTCGAGATCAGTCAGGAGAATTTGTAgacaaataaaatgaaaattttattcagTGACACATTTATTTCCAATTTCATTGACAAATAAGACTAATACACatgcataaaaaaaaagattcaactTAAAGCCGAACCAGTTTCTCCATGGACACACAATGCAGGTCTATTCTTCAGCTAACAGTGGCAGAGACTTCATTCATGCAAAAAAAGGTCTTCAGAAGAATGTTTCTGGTTCACCCAATATGTTCAGACAAGATGATGATAGCTGTTCAGCTACACAACCGGACAGTGCAAGCTACGGCTTGTGCCCAGTATTTGAGTCTAGCTTTTACATCATCTGGATTATCACCTgaatcaaaaacattttttatatataaaaaaaagaattaaaaaaaaagaaacaaagatttTACCAACCAAAATGTTCTTTAAATGGAATCAAGATTTACTTACCAGGGCTAGAGATCTTCCAGTTTGCCACTGGACCGGTCGTGGACGGTGGCGGCGGCGAATCTTCTTCAGTCTGACACGTGTCCGACGACTTTTGTTGATCATCCAAGAACTTCTGGCTCATGGAGTAACAAAGCTCTAAAGCAGGCAAAGTGTTGCAAAGCTCAGGGATCTCGTCGTAGCTGAACCCAAAACCTAGATCTAAACAGCCTTTAAGCTCCTCGAGATCATCATCCGTCAAACTCTTACCTCTCGTAAGATCTTCTTGATAATCATCAGCAGCAGAAGCTTCAACGTAGCCCTCAAGCAACACTTGGCTCTTCCTCTTCTCAAGCTTGTTCTTCCTATTCTCTCCGGCGAAATGACCACCACCTCCACGTGTCTCGATCTCCGCCCAAGCT
This window encodes:
- the LOC103865127 gene encoding uncharacterized protein LOC103865127, with protein sequence MGCIHFESSKYQWTRSVHDQETSNTASPQHEHGGIQEAWAEIETRGGGGHFAGENRKNKLEKRKSQVLLEGYVEASAADDYQEDLTRGKSLTDDDLEELKGCLDLGFGFSYDEIPELCNTLPALELCYSMSQKFLDDQQKSSDTCQTEEDSPPPPSTTGPVANWKISSPGDNPDDVKARLKYWAQAVACTVRLCS